TGTATAACGTTAATTCGAGGGCTTACGCCAGTAATCGCGAATTAAACGCTATAGTCTTAACTTTGAATTTGAGGATCTGGAAGTGGATTTGCCACTTGGatcttcttgaaaatatatttggatatttaTACGTAAATTCGAGGGTTTAGCACCTGTAATTGCGAATTGAATATTACAACTTGTGACGCACCTTCGACGAAAGAATCAATCTCGAACACCTTTGAATATCTTGAACTCAACTTTATATAAGTGTTAAAGATATAGAGTTATGATGCACGTGAACACCTTGTgtattatctctttataaattaatttaaagagataaaaacatcaaatatttggCAAGACATAATTGGTTATTTTAACATTATCTCTGTAATATTTGTATCTTTTTAAAggggtaaatatcaaattatttgtcttgatttgaTTGGAGTGTACATGCAGTTGATCCGAGTCTGATTGGCTAGAATCTTTGGCTGCAAagcattattttataagtcGAAGTACTTCAATTTGACATATGTTGGCCGTTGATTTGATgacgaaatatatattaaaatatcaattaaattaatttaaaaagttccaaaatataaataaaaaaaatataattgatagttaatatatcattttacgTACACTTGTTATCGTTGGcatgaaattttacttttctacatatatatatatatatatatatatatatctcatgGAAGTCTTGAGAGAAGTTCTACAATCAAACAACGTTGACAGAAAACCCTGGTCTGTGTTTTGACATTTGAATTTGTAGAGTGAAGGGGGAGAAATAAATCCATGTATTCTGCAGCAGTTGTCTCAGTTCTATGTTTTGTCATCTTGACATGGTTTCACATcctaaaaagtttaaattccAGGCGGACAGGATCAGCATCGGGCAAGCTGCCTCCGGGGCCTCGCCCGTTTCCGATTATCGGAAACTTTCTCCATCTCGGCCAGAAACCGCACGAGTCTCTTGCCAAGCTCTCCAAGACTTATGGCCCTTTGATGCATCTCAAGCTCGGAACCATAGACACAATTGTTGTGTCCTCACCCGAAATGGCGAAGGAAATACTGCACAAGCATGATAAAGCCTGTTCGGGCCGTGCCGTCCCTGTTTCCGCACAAACGCTCGACCACCACAAGATGTCGATAGCCTGGTTACCAGCCGGGAAGAAATGGAGGGTGCTGAGGAAAATAAGCAAAGAGCACATGTTTTCCATAAGCCGGCTTGATTCCAGCCAAGGCCTGCGGCAGGAAAAACTGCGAGAACTGCTTGACTATGTGCATGAATGTTGTCTTAGCCGTCGGGTTATGGATATTGGTGAAGCTGTCTACGTAACCTCCCTTAATCTCATGTCAGCAACGCTGTTTTCAGTTGATTTTACAGGATTTGATTCGGGTTCTGCTCAGGAGTTCAAGGAAACTATTACTGGCGTGGCGAAGAGCGCAGCAGCTCCTAATATTGCAGACTATGTGCCTTGGCTGAAGATGATCGATCCACAGGGTATTAGGCGGCAGTcgaagttttatttttctaaattgttTGGTATAATTGAAAGTGTAATCGCTCGAAGACTGCAAGCGAGAGGTACTCACTTTGGGTCTCCAGTGGAAAAAGATTTGCTAGAAGCACTCCTTGATATCAGCCAGGGAAGTGATTATGACTTCAGCAGCAGTGAAATCAAACATTTACTTCTGGTAGGTGAACTTCGAACAGATcaatttgattatttcttttctttctgtaTGTGATCTGCATTAGCAAGGACGGATTTAGGGGGGCCTCcatttttgtaacttttttcaaaattatgcataaaatttagtttttctttatatattggCACTCTAAAATATTGTActtttttggattaattacacttaaaaaatgtgaaatgatattttttccaaaaattttaaaattacgcTTATATCTCCCTGTTTACAATTGACCCAATTTTATTGGGGtttgcatgaaaaatatttgatgtgaacaaaaaaatattacataaacttttaattttacgcctcattcaatatattcttttagtaatatatttgtaagggacaaatttttaatatatgtaaagtAAAAGGGtgtaattatagtaaaatattatttctaaattatagTCATTATTGGATAAAAAGTAGTTgtctaaaaatgaaaaatttagtttattttttgtaatcttttaatttctatatataggTGAGGGGTACACCattgttgaatttgtttcTTGTGTACTTGAACAAGGCAACACAAacacattttcaagaaaatagatGTTCTAGTGATGTCATATCAACCCATATatagaaagtaaaaaaaaaaaccactaaaaattgatttttttttttggttcatCAACgactaatttttattcaattactataatttaaaaaaaatattttgttgtaattacacacttttgactttataaatatttatatttacgcCTTTACAAGTATAAAACAATACTATATGAGTGTttaatgaagggtaaaattgtaagtttatataaaaaaaattattgacgttaatatttttattatataaatccTAACGAAAGGGGGTCAATTATAAATGGataattttcaatgaaatttaagtataatttgaaACTCTTTTTTAGGGAAAGTGCGATTTCTCATAATCATAGAGGGTCTaataatcattcaatttttttataaaaaatatacataaattttaattttttttcatatattataccccaatttttgtaattttgattaaaaacttacacaaaatttttaatatttttatattgccCGGCcccctaattattattttaattatcccAATAATGTGGCAATGTGAATCCAATtcataactataatttttcgGTCCgtgaaacttttattttaagatcCGTTCCTGAACATTAGTGTATTAAGTAATAGGATGGTTTCTGGGTGGCTTGATCTTGAATTTTTCTCAGTTCGAGGTGACACAACTTCATGTTTTAGgtgttaaaagaaaacaaaaaattgcaattttaattttgtaatttaggggttggtatttttaatcttgtataaactgattttcgtaatttagTCTCCTAACTTATAatattggcaattttagtcatttttcgGCCACTTTGACCGAATTGCAactttagtcctataaataaattcattaaggacaaaaaataccaaCTCTTTCAAGTTGTAAGACTAAAAATGCCAACGCTAtctaagttacaggactaaaagtacAATTTAATTGAGCCATGTGCAAGTCAAATGCATTTTTCTGGCCATCTGgtcaaattcttaaaattacaagactaaattgcaaaaataaatttgtgtaggatcaaaattgccaCCCTATaaattacatgactaaaattgcattttttcctaaaacagaaaaacttccattgtgtttgaatttgtgttttagttgttttattttgtgttttggaaatagagagaaaaatagagataagtgaGTGTATGTTggaaatagatgatatgtttggatttgtgttttggaaaaattttaaaatattttaaaataagtggtgtaggtttgatgttgggatttgggagacaaaaattactgttcattgtcaaatcatatatttttatatataaatatgtataaatataaatattttatgtttaatgttgtacttCTGGGacacaaaaaatactatttattgtcaaattatgtctgttttatattatgtatatatataaatatatatatattatatatagaaagttgaaaaacagaaaaacacgcatataaggtgtaaaaatacaaaaccaaacattgaGTGGGTTTTATCATGCTTTAATTTTCAAGTACTTCATCTCCTTTTCATGGCCAAAATTCGAGTGGAAAAAATAGATGCAATGCAAGAGCTGCTAACCGTATCCAATGTCAGGACTTCTTTGCTGCGGGAGTGGAAACGACAACGGTCACGGTGGAATGGGCGATGACAGAATTACTACGCAATCCGCGTGTATTGTCAAAGGCTAAAAACGAGCTGAGGAACGTCGTTGGTGAAAATAAGCAGGTCAAAGAATCAGACATATCAAGCCTCTCCTACTTGCAGGCAGTGATCAAAGAAACCTTAAGATGTCATCCTTCTGCTCGGTTTCTAGTCCCACACAAGGCAGAAACTGATGTAGAAATCAACGGCTACATGATCCCGAAAGACGCACAGATACTTGTCAATGTGTGGGCTATTTGTAAAGATCCTAATGTATGGTCGAGGCCAGATTCGTTCGAGCCTGAAAGATTTCTTGACCATCAGAAAGACTACAAGGGCCGAGATTTTGAGCTTATTCCCTTTGGTTCAGGACGGAGAATGTGCCCTGGAATGCCGTTGGCTCACCGGATCGTGCATCTCATGGTTGCTTCGTTGATTCATATCTACGATTGGAAATTCGAAGGAGGAATGAAAGTAGAAGAAGTGGACATAAGTGACAAGTTTGAGCTCTCTTTACGGAAGGCAGTGCCCCTAAAGGCCATCCCAACAAGAAATGAAGCCTGAATTTGAGTTTTGTTCATGCTGAGATCATGTTACCCATAAATCAACATATAGCAATTCAAAGCACagtgaacatatatatagtgcGCATCATAgagtgaatagcaatttacctcctatgctattgaaaatgaacacattaccctctatgaaaaaaatatagcaatttatacCCATTTaaagctctgataccactgtagggaATAACCCTCCAGTGGTACTCTTCATTTCACAGAGAAACCCTAACAACTATTACATCAAATGTGGAGTATAAACTCCTTAAAATTACAACCCGTATAAAACTTGCAGAAATGTAAAGGATACAAtggaaagaaagataaaagcaactgTTTGAAAGTGGCTCAGGTTTTAAGCCAGATCCAAATGAAAAAGGGACGCGGTCACCACAAAGTACCGTTCCCAAAAAACAACCCTCACAAACCCACGGTTGCACCTCCCGAACTACCCAAGAACTCGAGTCACACAGACCCGATATAAACACCCGAAAAACACACAGTGGAAATCACAGAGATTTATCGGAGGAGAGTATCAGAAAACAGATTTCAGTTCGCGCGCGGAGCAGGGAAAGAAAGCCCCCTTTTATAAAGTCTCAAGTAACTGCCGAAGGAACACAACCGTTTGGGGGTTTTCTTGAAGCCATTAGATTGGCTTCAGAAAACCGCCGGACGGTGGCGATTCTAACTACCATACGGTAGTCGgcgagtgagagagagagaaggtgAGTCGGCGGGTGAAGAGAGGAGTGAGGGGAGAGAGACGGATATCTGATTAGGGTTTAGAAAGAGGGGAGTATTTAAGTAGGTCTAACCGGGTCGGGTAGTCGGGTTGGATCGGGTAGTCGGGTGGGCCTCCAGGTGGGTTGTGGGCTTGTAAGTTTGGGCTCCGGGTTTTGGGCCATACATATAACATACCCCACCGTGGACCAAATATCCGATGGGTAGGTCAGGGGTGTTGGATCTGGTCTTTTTCATCATTGCCAAAAACAAATACTCCATGGGTGTACCTGCAGCACAAAACTATAGGCAACAGAATTTAGTCAGGATTTACATGTAGTAATTTTAAACACTTACAGAATTTCTCCGAAGGCAAGCATTTGGTGCCCATATCGGCAGGATTTTCTTCAGAGCTGattttttcaagtttgatTACATCTCTCCCTACTATATCTCTAATGAAATGAAACCTTACATCTATATGTTTAGTCCTATCATGAAAAACGGGATTTTTGCACAGTTGAATGGAGGATTGACTATCAGAGAAGATaacaagtttttcttttgagaaaccaatttcttttatgagTCCATCAAGCCATAAGGCCTCTTTGAAGGCTTCAGTAGTAGCAATATATTCAGCTTCAGTAGTTGATAATGCAACAATGTGTTGTAGTTGGGATTTTCAACTAATGCATGAATCACAAAAAGTGAAAACATAAGATGATGTGGATTTACGACTATCTCTATCGTTTGCATAATTCAAATCTACATAACCAACAAGACGAGTATCATTTGAATATTTAGAGAAATTGATTCCAATATTATCAGACCCACGTAAGTATCTAAGTAACCATTTCAAAGCTTCCCAATGTGGGGGGCCGGGGTTGGACATAAAACGACTAAGACAGCTAATAGAGTAGGCTAATTCAGGTCTAGTACACACCATTAGGAACATAATGGAACCAATCAGATTCGAATAAGGAACATTGTCCATTTTTCGTATTTCAGAAACAGTTTTGGGGCATTGCTCTTTacttaattgaaaatgagctGCCAAAGGCACAGAGGtgggttttgcattttccatagaaaattttttaagaacATTTAGAAGGTATGATCTTTGATTCAGAGAAATAAGAAACTGTTTTCTATCCCTAGTAATATTCATACCAAGAATCTGTTTAGTATTGCCAAGATCTTTCATCTCAAAAGCTTTACATAAATCCTTTTGTAAGGTAGATATGAAATGTAAACTAGGACTAGCAATTAACATATCATCGACatataataccaaaaatattggGGAATCATGCACATGCTTGAAATAAAGACAATGATCATATTGACTTCTAGTGAATTTTAGAGATAGCatgaattcatcaaattttttattccattgaCGAGGGGATTGTTTCAGACCATAGAGTGATTTTTTTCAGCAAACACACATAATCAGGTTTAGAGATATCAGTAAAACCAAGTGGTTGATGCATGTAAATGTTTTCATCCAGATCACCATGTAAAAAGgcagttttaacatccatttgttttaattcccaCTCATAGTGTGCAGTAAGAGCAAGTATTATGCGGACAGTGGTGTATTTAACAACAGGTGAAAGGATTTCATTATAATCTATACCTTCTTTTTGTGTTAATCCTTTGGCAACTAATCTAGCCTTGTATTTGATAGGGTTTTCCTGTTTTATCTTGAATAACCACTTGCAATCAACAATAGAGGCACTTTTTGGTTTAGGGACAAGAACCCATGTTTTATTGTCTTTTAAGGATTTCATTTCCTCTTTCATAGCACTAAgccatttttctgattttaagGCTTCTTCGATACTAGAAGGTTCTATAGGCTCGGTATTAAAACTTGTGTGAAAGTCCCTAAGCTTAGTCGGTATTCTTGGTTGTCTTCTATCTCTATCTCTAGTGAGTAGATAGTTGTCTAGGGGGTTCTGGATTTCTGAATATTCTACTTCTTGATTGTTTCCTAGTTGTTCATTTTCTCCTAATTGTTCCTGATTCTGATTAATCCCTAATTCCTCCCcttcttggttatcctctAAATTGACTTTATTAAAGGTTGATTCCTTCTCTATAGGTTGTGTCTTCTCTAGACATGGCATTTCATTCTCATTAAAAGTGACATTCCGGctaattaaaactttaaacCCTGGTTGACTCCTAACCCAAAGTCTATATCCTTTAATACCctcaggataaccaataaaaacaaacttaagAGATTTAGGATCAAGTTTATCAGAATCTTGAAGAACAAATGCAGCACAACCGAATACACGTAAAGATGATAAATCAGGTATTTTTTCATTCCACATGAAATCAGGAGTTTTTCCAAGTAATGGCACAGAGGGAGACATATTAATAAGGTGTGCAGCAGTTAAAACAGCTTTccccaaaaaaattttggtaaaCCAGAACTAATCAATAGACATCTAACTTTATCAAGTAGCGTACGATTTATACGTTCAGCAattccattttgttgaggagtATAAGGATTAGTCTTGTGCCTTTTTATACCAAATTCTTCACACATATCAGAaaaatttttgttgcaaaattcaAGTCCATTATCAATTCTAAGagattttaactttttttccaGTTTGATtctcaacaaaaattttccatttcttgaatttttcaaaaacttcagatttatgtttcataagaaaaacaaaactttACGAgagaaattatcaataatagaCAGGAAATAACGATTTCCACCATGGGTGGGTACATTACTAGGTCCCCAAACATCAGCATGCACATAGTCTAAAATACATGGAGACATAGACGGGTTTGGGGATGAGGATGTAGGAAAATGTACTCTATGCTGTTTACCCATAacacattcatcacaaaaGCCCATTTTGTCTACTTTATCATTCAAGACACcatctctttttaaaaaatcaagaccTTTTTGGCTAATGTGGCCTAATCTCTTATGCCATAAGGTAGTTAAATCACAATCAGAGACCGATGCAGCAAGATTATCATAGGATGCAGTACATATGTAAAGATTCAGTTTTCGTTCAGCTTTGAAAACAACTAATGAgcctttcataattttcatgagGCCTTTGCCACCTACCTTCTAAACCATTTTCTTCTAATGCAGCACATGATATGAGGTTATGACTCAAGTCAGGAACGTATctgacatttttcaaaagcattTTATAACCTTCAAAACATAGTGAAATGTCACCAAGACCCttgatttcacatttttttctca
The window above is part of the Sesamum indicum cultivar Zhongzhi No. 13 linkage group LG2, S_indicum_v1.0, whole genome shotgun sequence genome. Proteins encoded here:
- the LOC105155497 gene encoding ferruginol synthase-like: MYSAAVVSVLCFVILTWFHILKSLNSRRTGSASGKLPPGPRPFPIIGNFLHLGQKPHESLAKLSKTYGPLMHLKLGTIDTIVVSSPEMAKEILHKHDKACSGRAVPVSAQTLDHHKMSIAWLPAGKKWRVLRKISKEHMFSISRLDSSQGLRQEKLRELLDYVHECCLSRRVMDIGEAVYVTSLNLMSATLFSVDFTGFDSGSAQEFKETITGVAKSAAAPNIADYVPWLKMIDPQGIRRQSKFYFSKLFGIIESVIARRLQARGTHFGSPVEKDLLEALLDISQGSDYDFSSSEIKHLLLDFFAAGVETTTVTVEWAMTELLRNPRVLSKAKNELRNVVGENKQVKESDISSLSYLQAVIKETLRCHPSARFLVPHKAETDVEINGYMIPKDAQILVNVWAICKDPNVWSRPDSFEPERFLDHQKDYKGRDFELIPFGSGRRMCPGMPLAHRIVHLMVASLIHIYDWKFEGGMKVEEVDISDKFELSLRKAVPLKAIPTRNEA